From the Phyllobacterium sp. T1293 genome, the window ATCCATAAGAGATATGTCGGGAATGATGGAATGGCAAGCAAATGCAGCGATCAGCTTCTATTGAAATATTTCACACCCGGTTTCCGACGAAATGCGCCAGTTGCGCCCCTACCTCGTAATAGCCTTCGCGCAAGGTACGCAAACCTTCTTCTTTTGGCTTGGTGACCGGCAATGGCAGATCCGCGTCGGATAGCTTTCCAACAATATGTTCGGCCAATACCCGGCCAAATACTGTTCCCGGAGCGATGCCCCGGCCATTATAACCACTGAAGCTGATGATCTTTGGCGCGAGTGTGTGGAAACGCGGCAGGTTGTCATTGGTCATGCCGATTTGGCCGTACCAGCCGGCTTCAAAGGTGACATCCTTGATTTGCGGAAACAGCTTGCGGATGGAGCGCGCGGCCCATGCCTTGTGAACGGCCATCCCCGTGCCGCGCAGCGCACCAACACTGCCAAAAACCAGACGGCCGCGTTGATCCATACGGAAGGAACTCAATATATCCTTGGTATCCCAGCCGCCCTGCCTTTCGGGGAGAACGGTGTTGCGCACCTCTTCGGGAAGCGGTGTGGTGGCAAAATTGAAATAGGGCAGATGCAGGATTTCGGCTCGCAGCTCAGGCCATGGCGATGTCGTATAGGCATTGGTCGCCACGACAACCCATTCAGCAGAAACGGTTCCATTGGGTGTATTGACGATCCAGCGATCGCCGGAGCGGGTGGTGGAGGTGACAGGTGTTCCCGTATAAACAGCAACACCAGCGCCTATCGCCGCAGTCGCAAGACCGCGCACATAGGCGAGCGGCTGGATCGTACCGGCGCGATTGTCGAGCAATGAGGCGGCATAGGCTTTCGAGCCAACCTTTTGCGCCGTTTCTTCAGCACCGAGCAATCGAACAGCTGCACCGCGTGCCTGCCATTGCGCCGCCCGCTGCTCCAGTTGCTTCACACCGCTTTTGCCAACGGCGCAGTGCAAGGTTCCGTTGCGTTCAAGCTCACAGGCGAT encodes:
- a CDS encoding NAD(P)/FAD-dependent oxidoreductase, whose translation is MLNDERSHGLWEKTAPPAPATQKLRGDISVDVAVIGAGFTGLSAALHLAETGTTVAVLDAVEIGYGGSGRNVGLVNAGMWVMPNDLPEVLGQVHGERLLELLGNAPQSVFNLVDKHKIACELERNGTLHCAVGKSGVKQLEQRAAQWQARGAAVRLLGAEETAQKVGSKAYAASLLDNRAGTIQPLAYVRGLATAAIGAGVAVYTGTPVTSTTRSGDRWIVNTPNGTVSAEWVVVATNAYTTSPWPELRAEILHLPYFNFATTPLPEEVRNTVLPERQGGWDTKDILSSFRMDQRGRLVFGSVGALRGTGMAVHKAWAARSIRKLFPQIKDVTFEAGWYGQIGMTNDNLPRFHTLAPKIISFSGYNGRGIAPGTVFGRVLAEHIVGKLSDADLPLPVTKPKEEGLRTLREGYYEVGAQLAHFVGNRV